One Acidimicrobiales bacterium genomic region harbors:
- a CDS encoding dienelactone hydrolase family protein encodes MSDAAPNDGLIAGTVTITGAGGDPIEAYLAQPTGDDAPYGGVVVIHHMPGYDEATKEITRRFAHHRYIAICPNLYTREAPGADPDDAAAAARAAGGVADERLLGDVGGAADYVRSLPASNGKVGTIGYCSGGRQSFLAACSLALDAAADCYGAFVVSRPPEGLPLKVGPVAHLAPHLGCPLLGLFGAEDKYPASEETEALAAMLKEAGKDFEFHTFDNAGHGFFSVDRPSYRQEAAQEGWAMIWDFFGRHLAGGRAA; translated from the coding sequence ATGAGCGACGCCGCACCGAATGACGGCCTGATCGCTGGAACCGTGACCATCACGGGCGCCGGCGGTGACCCGATCGAGGCCTACCTGGCCCAGCCCACCGGTGACGACGCCCCGTACGGCGGGGTGGTGGTCATCCACCACATGCCCGGCTACGACGAGGCGACCAAGGAGATCACCCGTCGTTTCGCTCATCACCGCTACATCGCCATCTGCCCCAACCTGTACACACGGGAGGCCCCGGGGGCCGACCCGGACGACGCGGCGGCCGCGGCGCGCGCCGCCGGCGGGGTTGCGGACGAGCGGTTGCTCGGCGACGTCGGCGGTGCAGCCGACTATGTGAGATCGCTGCCGGCGTCGAACGGCAAGGTGGGGACGATCGGGTATTGCTCGGGGGGGAGGCAGTCGTTTCTGGCGGCCTGCAGCCTTGCGCTCGATGCCGCTGCGGATTGCTACGGCGCCTTCGTGGTCTCGCGACCCCCGGAGGGATTGCCCTTGAAGGTCGGCCCGGTCGCCCACCTCGCGCCTCATCTTGGCTGCCCGCTGCTCGGGCTGTTCGGGGCGGAGGACAAGTATCCGGCGTCCGAGGAGACCGAGGCGCTGGCCGCCATGTTGAAAGAAGCAGGCAAGGACTTCGAGTTCCACACGTTCGACAACGCCGGACACGGGTTCTTTTCCGTGGATCGCCCCAGCTACCGCCAGGAGGCGGCGCAGGAGGGCTGGGCGATGATCTGGGACTTCTTCGGGCGGCACCTCGCCGGCGGCAGGGCGGCCTGA
- a CDS encoding DUF6295 family protein — MCTYETVNVEATGSGKGASGWFKLARATVYFDHPVHAQAEHTLNIDLANPQLGPSARVALELDPSSARALAGAILEILDSAPAAPLAGGS, encoded by the coding sequence GTGTGCACTTACGAGACCGTCAACGTCGAGGCGACGGGCAGCGGCAAAGGCGCCAGCGGCTGGTTCAAGCTGGCGCGCGCGACGGTGTACTTCGATCACCCGGTCCACGCCCAAGCGGAGCACACCCTCAACATCGACCTTGCCAACCCGCAGCTGGGGCCATCAGCGCGGGTCGCCCTGGAGCTCGACCCGTCGTCGGCCCGGGCACTCGCCGGCGCGATCCTCGAGATCCTGGACTCGGCGCCGGCGGCGCCTCTCGCCGGCGGGAGTTGA
- a CDS encoding PQQ-binding-like beta-propeller repeat protein: protein MAQSGWFTYGHDAQRSADDPTSPPAGKIRLSWTSPTLDGAVYAQPLVTSQAVVVATEDDSVYSLNPSDGIIQWRRHLSSPVSGSSLPCGDIDPSGITGTPVIDPASGLVWVVTFSGLPAKHTLWALRLTDGSIAASRPADPAGSNPATEQQRGALALAHDRVYIPYGGLYGDCGDYHGQLVGFSTKNSAPRPVTYTTPAARAGIWAPPGAVVDSAGDLLVTTGNGLPVNPPGDANSVIRLAPDLTVVGTFTAPDFETLSETDGDLGSTSPAITAGGDLLQVGKEGVAYLLGPDLRAIDTTKVCAGGFGGTAVAGTTVFLSCFDGLYALRVDAGSIGVLWKATSLRPGPPVVAGGVVWAVDRGGHLDGFDARTGALTYTHAITIAGSFPTLAAHGGTLFVPAGDRVEAFRGA from the coding sequence GTGGCGCAGTCTGGCTGGTTCACCTACGGCCACGACGCTCAGCGCAGCGCCGACGATCCGACATCGCCACCCGCCGGCAAGATTCGGCTGTCCTGGACCAGCCCAACCCTCGACGGCGCCGTCTACGCGCAGCCGCTCGTCACGAGCCAGGCCGTCGTCGTGGCCACTGAGGACGACTCCGTCTACTCCCTCAACCCCTCAGACGGCATCATCCAATGGCGCCGCCACCTCTCGAGCCCCGTGAGCGGCTCGTCGCTGCCGTGCGGTGACATCGACCCATCGGGAATCACGGGCACACCGGTGATCGACCCGGCATCGGGGTTGGTCTGGGTGGTGACCTTTTCCGGGTTGCCGGCGAAGCACACACTCTGGGCGCTGCGCCTCACAGACGGGAGCATTGCCGCATCACGGCCCGCAGACCCCGCCGGCTCGAACCCGGCCACCGAACAGCAGCGCGGCGCGCTCGCACTCGCCCACGACCGCGTCTACATCCCCTACGGAGGGCTTTACGGCGACTGCGGCGACTATCACGGCCAGCTCGTCGGCTTCTCGACCAAGAACAGCGCGCCGCGACCGGTCACCTACACCACCCCGGCGGCCCGGGCGGGAATCTGGGCTCCGCCGGGCGCGGTCGTCGACAGCGCCGGCGACCTCCTGGTGACCACCGGCAACGGCCTGCCGGTGAACCCGCCCGGCGACGCCAACAGCGTCATCCGCCTCGCGCCCGACCTCACCGTCGTCGGCACCTTCACCGCGCCGGACTTCGAGACGCTCTCGGAGACCGACGGCGACCTCGGGTCAACGTCGCCGGCGATCACCGCCGGCGGAGACTTGCTCCAGGTCGGCAAGGAGGGCGTCGCTTACCTGCTCGGTCCCGACCTGCGCGCCATCGACACCACGAAGGTCTGCGCCGGCGGTTTCGGGGGAACGGCGGTTGCAGGCACCACCGTCTTCCTCTCCTGCTTCGACGGGCTCTACGCGCTGCGGGTCGACGCGGGAAGCATCGGCGTCCTGTGGAAAGCCACGTCGCTCAGGCCCGGCCCGCCCGTCGTTGCCGGCGGCGTCGTATGGGCCGTAGACCGAGGCGGGCACCTCGACGGGTTCGACGCGCGGACCGGTGCGCTCACTTACACGCACGCGATCACGATCGCGGGGTCCTTCCCGACCCTCGCCGCGCACGGCGGGACACTCTTCGTGCCTGCCGGCGACCGCGTCGAGGCATTCCGCGGGGCCTGA
- a CDS encoding long-chain-fatty-acid--CoA ligase — MKELVYHRYLLPAVARFPDKPAVLDGDFTATYAEHLSRVNRLASGMRKELGVDKGSRFAVMALNGHQYLELYHSSLLSGSILNPLNLRLAAKELAFILKDSGATVCFADGFFAPLIDKVRAEAGLQKIVLIGAGDVPHDLDYESVVGAGEDVLPSEPEEDDTSILMYTGGTTGLPKGVVIDNRALMLDLYKVATRWGMDERFVYLHQTPMFHAASLGAILAIPAVGGQTTFVPLFDPPAVLDVIEARKVTMTVMVPTMISMLLNHPSFKPERLASLSVLTYGASPMPTALVERLLSLFPDMALFQGYGMTENCGLLTALGPDEHRRGGDILRSAGRPLPGSVVCIQDEEGNLLPPGETGEVCARAGNYMREYWNRPDETAAAFAGDWYHTGDAGYIDDHGYVYLVDRVKDMIVTGGENVYSAEVENAISSHPGVAQVAVIGVPSEKWGEEVLAIIVPKEGADLDGDAITEWARERIAGYKVPKQVEFRAEPLPLSGAMKVLKRELRAPYWEGKERAVH, encoded by the coding sequence ATGAAAGAGCTGGTCTATCACCGGTACCTGCTGCCCGCCGTGGCCCGCTTCCCGGACAAGCCGGCGGTCCTCGACGGCGACTTCACCGCGACCTACGCCGAGCATCTCAGCAGGGTCAACCGGCTCGCCTCCGGGATGCGTAAGGAACTCGGCGTCGACAAAGGTTCGCGCTTCGCGGTCATGGCACTCAACGGCCACCAGTACCTCGAGCTGTACCACTCGTCGCTGCTGTCGGGAAGCATCCTGAACCCGCTCAATCTGCGCCTCGCGGCCAAGGAGCTCGCCTTCATATTGAAGGACTCCGGCGCGACGGTCTGCTTCGCGGACGGTTTCTTCGCCCCCCTGATCGACAAGGTGAGGGCCGAGGCGGGGTTGCAGAAGATTGTGTTGATCGGTGCCGGCGACGTCCCCCACGACTTGGACTACGAGTCGGTCGTCGGCGCGGGCGAGGACGTGCTTCCTTCCGAGCCCGAAGAGGACGACACGTCGATCCTGATGTACACGGGAGGTACCACGGGACTGCCCAAGGGCGTAGTCATCGACAACCGCGCACTGATGCTCGATCTCTACAAGGTTGCAACCCGCTGGGGGATGGACGAAAGATTCGTCTACCTGCACCAGACCCCGATGTTCCACGCAGCGTCGCTAGGAGCCATCCTCGCCATCCCCGCGGTCGGCGGCCAGACGACGTTCGTGCCGCTGTTCGACCCGCCGGCGGTGCTCGACGTGATCGAGGCACGCAAGGTGACCATGACGGTGATGGTCCCGACGATGATCTCGATGCTCTTGAACCACCCGAGTTTCAAACCCGAGCGTCTCGCCTCGCTGAGCGTCCTCACCTACGGCGCCTCGCCGATGCCGACGGCACTGGTCGAGAGGCTGCTTTCCCTCTTCCCCGACATGGCGCTGTTCCAGGGTTACGGGATGACCGAGAACTGCGGTTTGCTCACCGCTCTCGGACCCGACGAGCACCGGAGGGGCGGCGACATCCTGCGCTCGGCTGGCCGGCCGCTTCCGGGCTCGGTCGTGTGCATCCAGGACGAGGAGGGCAACCTCCTTCCACCGGGTGAGACGGGCGAGGTCTGCGCGCGTGCGGGCAACTACATGCGTGAGTACTGGAACCGCCCCGATGAGACGGCGGCGGCATTCGCCGGCGACTGGTACCACACCGGCGACGCCGGCTACATCGACGACCACGGCTACGTCTACCTCGTCGACCGGGTCAAGGACATGATCGTCACGGGCGGGGAGAACGTCTACTCGGCGGAGGTGGAGAACGCCATCTCGTCGCACCCCGGCGTGGCGCAGGTCGCGGTCATCGGCGTGCCGTCGGAGAAGTGGGGTGAGGAGGTGCTCGCGATCATCGTGCCGAAGGAGGGCGCGGACCTCGACGGGGATGCCATAACGGAGTGGGCCCGCGAGCGGATCGCCGGGTACAAGGTGCCCAAGCAGGTCGAGTTTCGCGCGGAGCCTCTACCGCTCTCCGGGGCGATGAAGGTGCTCAAGCGCGAGCTGCGCGCCCCTTACTGGGAGGGGAAGGAGCGCGCCGTCCACTAA
- a CDS encoding DivIVA domain-containing protein has translation METKTHNPSFTVSLRGYDREEVDEYLDSLAEALEQVDSAEEHTRQLQSHINRLNARIKELEDRLSSEKPRSGLAVGERIGILLRQAEETAEETVMRAETRAAEIVTAAEQRAENAEQLVRSATSRAEEQARRIEAAARAEASDIVAEADSRAAARTRQIEQWAEQVISHTRAEEARMAAEQKATREAFDTEMARLSDQRTAAHRTLNDLRDSLATALGIIPDAEAEEPEEKDAALSEPEPTAAVDLSDAHDEDAHAPVPAGSDDDEDYEEKLEAWVNWGTGGDAVEG, from the coding sequence ATGGAGACCAAGACCCACAACCCATCGTTCACGGTGAGCCTCCGCGGATACGACCGGGAGGAGGTCGACGAGTACCTCGACTCCCTGGCCGAAGCCTTGGAGCAGGTGGACTCCGCAGAGGAGCACACCCGCCAGCTGCAGTCCCACATCAACCGGCTCAACGCCCGCATCAAGGAGCTCGAGGACCGGCTGAGCTCCGAGAAGCCTCGCTCAGGCTTGGCCGTCGGCGAGCGGATCGGGATCCTGCTGCGCCAGGCCGAGGAGACCGCCGAGGAGACCGTCATGCGTGCAGAGACGCGCGCGGCAGAGATCGTCACAGCGGCCGAGCAGCGCGCCGAGAACGCCGAGCAGCTGGTGCGTTCGGCTACCTCGCGCGCCGAGGAGCAGGCGCGCCGGATCGAGGCCGCGGCGCGGGCCGAAGCCTCCGACATCGTGGCCGAAGCCGACAGCCGCGCTGCTGCGCGCACCCGCCAGATCGAGCAATGGGCAGAGCAGGTCATCTCCCACACCCGCGCAGAGGAGGCGCGCATGGCCGCCGAGCAGAAGGCGACGCGTGAGGCGTTCGACACCGAGATGGCGCGCCTCTCGGATCAGCGGACCGCAGCGCACCGCACTCTCAACGACCTGCGCGACTCGCTCGCCACAGCACTCGGCATCATCCCGGACGCCGAGGCCGAAGAGCCAGAGGAGAAAGACGCAGCCCTCTCCGAGCCTGAGCCCACGGCCGCGGTCGACCTCAGCGACGCGCACGACGAGGACGCGCACGCGCCTGTCCCGGCCGGCAGCGACGACGACGAGGACTACGAGGAGAAGCTCGAGGCCTGGGTCAACTGGGGTACCGGCGGAGACGCCGTCGAAGGGTGA
- a CDS encoding type IV pilus twitching motility protein PilT: MDLASILSHLIEQGGSDLHLGANSPPRVRVNSDLRPAPFPPVSAGTIQAMLAKVLPSDRYAEYERTGEADFSLSITGVGRFRGNACRQRGSAAIVLRRVLPVAVTADELGLPPIVTRLANEHRGMILVTGPTGSGKTTTLAAMIDHINSTRACKIVTIEDPIEVIHSDKRSVIWQREIGTDTEDYSQAMRRVLRQDPDVIFIGEMRDTETVNAALSAAETGHLVLSTLHTANATDTVNRIVDFFPSYQQRQVRLTLAGVLKGVISQRLVPLASGEGRAAAIEAMVVTGRIADKIIEPAASGDSIEEQISDGEYLGMQTFDQSLFGLVKSGTISLRSALAASTNPHDLRVALETAGVLAV, encoded by the coding sequence GTGGACCTAGCATCAATCCTGTCCCACCTGATCGAGCAGGGAGGTTCGGACCTGCACCTTGGCGCGAACAGCCCGCCCCGGGTGCGAGTCAATTCCGACCTGCGCCCGGCGCCATTCCCCCCGGTGAGCGCCGGAACCATTCAAGCGATGCTGGCCAAGGTGCTCCCCAGCGACCGCTACGCCGAGTACGAGCGCACCGGTGAGGCCGACTTCTCTCTTTCGATCACCGGAGTCGGGCGATTTCGCGGCAACGCGTGCAGGCAGCGCGGTAGCGCGGCCATCGTCTTGCGCCGCGTGCTGCCGGTCGCCGTCACTGCCGACGAGCTGGGGCTCCCCCCGATCGTCACCCGCCTCGCCAACGAGCACCGGGGGATGATCCTGGTGACCGGACCGACCGGTTCGGGCAAGACGACCACCCTCGCCGCGATGATCGACCACATCAACAGCACACGCGCGTGCAAGATCGTCACGATCGAGGACCCGATCGAGGTCATCCACAGCGACAAGCGCTCGGTCATCTGGCAGCGCGAGATCGGCACCGACACCGAGGACTACTCGCAGGCGATGCGCCGGGTGCTGCGCCAGGATCCCGACGTCATCTTCATCGGCGAGATGCGCGACACCGAGACCGTCAACGCGGCCTTGAGCGCTGCCGAGACCGGCCACCTGGTCCTGTCGACCCTCCACACCGCCAACGCGACCGACACGGTCAACCGCATCGTCGACTTCTTCCCCTCCTACCAGCAGCGCCAGGTGCGACTCACACTCGCCGGTGTCCTCAAGGGCGTGATCTCCCAGCGCCTGGTTCCGCTGGCCAGCGGAGAAGGCCGCGCTGCGGCGATAGAGGCGATGGTGGTCACCGGACGGATCGCCGACAAGATCATCGAGCCCGCCGCCAGCGGCGACTCGATCGAGGAGCAGATATCGGACGGCGAGTACCTCGGCATGCAGACCTTCGACCAGAGCCTCTTCGGGCTGGTCAAGAGCGGCACTATTTCGCTGCGCTCTGCGCTGGCCGCCTCCACCAACCCGCACGACCTGCGCGTCGCGCTGGAAACTGCAGGGGTCCTCGCGGTCTAG
- a CDS encoding sulfotransferase: MGLTVVGAGLGRTGTHSLKIALEKLLGGTCYHMTELFPRPQHIALWHGAIRGEQPDWEAMLEGFTAAVDWPAAAVWDDLHRAFPDSVVLLSVRDDAAAWWRSFSETILKVMQRGPGTADDPWFAMSVDMLDKFTPSYADRDAAIAAYEAHNQAVRDSVEPRRLIEWRPADGWGPICEGLGIAVPDEPFPHVNTTDDFKAMAGL; the protein is encoded by the coding sequence ATGGGGCTCACAGTCGTAGGAGCCGGGCTCGGCAGGACCGGGACCCACTCGTTGAAGATCGCGCTCGAGAAGCTGCTCGGGGGCACCTGCTATCACATGACGGAGTTGTTCCCGAGGCCGCAACACATAGCGCTGTGGCACGGAGCGATCAGGGGCGAGCAACCCGACTGGGAAGCCATGCTCGAGGGGTTCACCGCCGCGGTCGACTGGCCGGCGGCAGCGGTGTGGGATGACCTGCACAGGGCTTTCCCGGATTCGGTAGTGCTGCTTTCGGTCCGCGACGACGCCGCGGCGTGGTGGCGCAGCTTCTCCGAGACGATCCTGAAGGTGATGCAGCGCGGGCCGGGAACCGCGGACGACCCCTGGTTCGCGATGTCGGTGGACATGCTCGACAAGTTCACCCCGTCCTACGCTGACAGAGACGCCGCCATCGCCGCGTACGAAGCGCACAACCAAGCGGTGCGCGACTCGGTCGAGCCGCGACGCCTGATCGAGTGGAGGCCGGCGGACGGTTGGGGCCCGATCTGCGAGGGGCTCGGTATCGCCGTTCCTGACGAGCCTTTCCCTCACGTGAACACCACCGACGACTTCAAGGCGATGGCTGGCCTGTAA
- a CDS encoding S53 family peptidase, with the protein MFEERGRKIGVRKLLAAAVAVGLSGWLALPALASVGLPSAPSGVEQLPVDVLPGLNLLAPTGAAPAGQVLQIGVGLSLPNLAGAKTYEQSEYDPSSPNYHHFLTPAQFDSMFGVPAQTYDRVVSWLRSGGLTITQTTGAGDWVAASGTVAQLDKLFSTSIDSYSVKGVSFVANTTAPTVPAGDSILTVVGLNTLQRFSTPKAPAGAAVPAASGPSVPGCLPSCTYGPSDMWSVYDMPASDTGQGQSLAIFGEGRTDNVISDLRDFENNYKLPQVPVTVKNVGAGPFSDNSGQVEWDLDTQSSTGVAPGLYNVDLYFANSLYDASVESLFTKWVTDNIDKQANASFGECETNPTNPVTGPLAQLPYGSELGDDLQPVAEATLLEATTQGQTLFASAGDTGSSCPAIVLPVVGAGNGVANQGVPLDNYPCASDYAVCVGGTVLWSDGNTPPQRAIERAWEFTGGGAALFQAQPAFQKGVSAINVPCVADYTVSPFAPGTICRGAPDVAAMSGDISDNGYNIYESGALVQGGGAGTSLSSPLWVGMWSRIQAAAPGATQADGTMAYPGLGFADPLIYKTAENATDYAKDFFDVTLGDNGVYHAAPGWDYVSGWGVPDVTNLMETLDGGNTKPVNNISPTPPPPPSTGSCNALWISQAHTATDLFGNSDPQLTLLEGDMAPGPNGTLAVKLTVENLSQTVPAGATGADWYMTWTYNGTEYFAQAQIGPAPGVAPTFDDGTVNKVGSSNQYQAANTDTGSFKLGKDGVVEIDVPLKNVGNPPAGATLSQPAGATYIEVGVPPNPTGAGVASLQGVDAGGPTNNYSVGSTTGTSGCTLPE; encoded by the coding sequence GTGTTCGAGGAGCGTGGGCGGAAGATCGGCGTGAGAAAATTGCTCGCGGCGGCAGTGGCGGTCGGCCTGAGCGGATGGCTGGCGCTGCCGGCGCTGGCGTCGGTCGGCCTGCCCTCTGCCCCTTCCGGCGTCGAGCAGCTGCCGGTGGACGTGCTGCCGGGCCTGAACCTGCTGGCACCCACCGGGGCCGCGCCGGCGGGGCAGGTGTTGCAGATCGGTGTGGGGCTGTCGTTGCCGAACCTGGCCGGCGCCAAGACGTACGAACAGTCGGAGTACGACCCATCGAGCCCCAACTACCACCACTTCCTCACCCCGGCGCAGTTCGACTCCATGTTCGGGGTTCCGGCCCAGACATACGACCGTGTGGTGTCCTGGCTGCGATCGGGTGGTCTCACGATCACCCAGACGACCGGAGCAGGTGACTGGGTGGCGGCGTCGGGCACCGTCGCGCAACTCGACAAGCTGTTCTCCACGAGCATCGACTCGTACTCGGTGAAGGGCGTGTCCTTTGTCGCCAACACCACCGCGCCGACGGTTCCCGCCGGCGACTCGATCCTCACTGTCGTAGGGCTCAACACCCTCCAGCGGTTCTCGACTCCCAAGGCGCCCGCGGGCGCCGCGGTCCCGGCCGCGTCGGGGCCGTCGGTGCCTGGCTGCCTGCCGTCGTGTACCTACGGCCCGTCCGACATGTGGTCGGTCTACGACATGCCGGCGAGCGACACTGGCCAGGGGCAGAGCCTCGCCATCTTCGGCGAGGGCCGCACCGACAACGTCATCTCCGACCTGCGCGACTTCGAGAACAACTACAAGTTGCCCCAGGTTCCCGTCACCGTGAAGAACGTGGGAGCCGGCCCGTTCAGCGACAATTCGGGTCAGGTCGAGTGGGACCTCGACACGCAGTCGAGCACCGGCGTGGCGCCCGGTCTCTACAACGTCGACCTGTACTTCGCCAACTCGTTGTACGACGCGTCGGTCGAGAGCCTCTTCACCAAGTGGGTCACCGACAACATCGACAAGCAGGCCAACGCGTCCTTCGGGGAGTGCGAGACCAACCCGACCAACCCGGTCACCGGGCCGCTCGCGCAGCTGCCCTACGGATCCGAGCTCGGTGACGACCTCCAGCCTGTCGCCGAAGCGACGCTGCTGGAGGCGACCACCCAGGGCCAGACCCTCTTCGCGTCCGCCGGCGACACGGGGTCGTCCTGCCCGGCCATCGTGCTGCCGGTCGTCGGCGCCGGCAACGGCGTCGCCAACCAGGGTGTGCCGCTCGACAACTACCCCTGCGCCAGCGACTACGCGGTGTGTGTCGGAGGCACCGTCTTGTGGTCCGACGGCAACACCCCGCCGCAGCGCGCGATCGAGCGGGCGTGGGAATTCACCGGCGGGGGCGCCGCCCTGTTCCAGGCGCAGCCCGCCTTCCAGAAGGGTGTCAGCGCGATCAACGTTCCGTGCGTCGCCGACTACACCGTAAGCCCGTTCGCGCCCGGCACGATCTGCCGGGGTGCGCCGGACGTCGCCGCCATGTCGGGCGACATCAGCGACAACGGTTACAACATCTACGAGAGCGGAGCGCTGGTCCAAGGTGGGGGGGCGGGGACGAGCCTGAGCTCGCCGCTGTGGGTCGGGATGTGGAGCCGTATCCAGGCGGCTGCGCCTGGGGCCACTCAGGCTGACGGGACGATGGCGTATCCGGGTCTCGGTTTCGCCGACCCGCTCATCTACAAGACCGCCGAGAACGCCACCGACTACGCGAAGGACTTCTTCGACGTCACCCTCGGGGACAACGGCGTCTACCACGCGGCTCCCGGTTGGGACTACGTGTCGGGCTGGGGCGTACCGGACGTCACCAACCTGATGGAGACGCTCGACGGTGGCAACACCAAACCCGTCAACAACATCAGCCCGACGCCGCCACCGCCCCCGTCGACCGGGAGCTGCAACGCGCTGTGGATCAGCCAAGCCCACACCGCCACCGACCTGTTCGGCAACAGCGACCCTCAGCTCACCCTGCTCGAGGGTGACATGGCTCCCGGACCCAACGGGACGCTCGCAGTCAAGCTAACCGTCGAGAACCTGTCGCAGACGGTGCCGGCCGGGGCCACCGGCGCCGACTGGTACATGACCTGGACCTACAACGGCACCGAGTACTTCGCCCAGGCGCAGATCGGCCCGGCACCGGGGGTGGCGCCGACGTTCGACGACGGGACCGTCAACAAGGTCGGCTCGAGCAACCAGTACCAGGCCGCCAACACCGACACCGGTAGCTTCAAGCTCGGCAAGGACGGGGTGGTCGAGATCGACGTCCCGCTCAAGAACGTGGGCAACCCGCCGGCGGGCGCGACGCTCAGCCAGCCGGCCGGGGCTACTTACATCGAGGTCGGCGTGCCTCCGAACCCGACCGGGGCGGGGGTGGCGTCCTTGCAGGGAGTCGACGCCGGCGGCCCGACCAACAACTACTCGGTCGGAAGCACGACCGGCACGAGCGGGTGCACTCTTCCCGAGTAG
- a CDS encoding alpha/beta fold hydrolase — MPELDRDGVAIHYEVHGPHAGEARGPALLLSHGYGATTQMWNGNLPALARDRVVVTWDIRGHGRSDSPDDPALYSEELSVQDMAAVLDAVGEQTAVIGGLSLGGYLSLAFNIRYPKRVTALVLCDTGPGYKRDEPREQWNDTARRRADQLDTKGLAALGESAEVRDNPHRSARGLALAARHILTQRDPSVIESLPTIKVPTLVLVGADDKPFLTAADVMAAKIPGATKAVIPGAGHAANIDQPEAFDEAVLGFLATL; from the coding sequence ATGCCCGAGCTCGACCGCGACGGCGTCGCTATCCATTACGAGGTCCATGGCCCCCACGCAGGCGAAGCCAGGGGGCCGGCGCTGCTGCTAAGTCACGGCTACGGCGCGACGACCCAGATGTGGAACGGAAACCTTCCGGCCCTCGCCCGGGACCGGGTAGTGGTCACCTGGGACATCCGGGGGCACGGCAGGAGCGATTCGCCGGACGACCCAGCCCTCTACAGCGAGGAGCTTTCCGTGCAGGACATGGCGGCCGTCCTCGACGCCGTGGGCGAGCAGACCGCCGTCATCGGCGGGCTCTCGCTTGGCGGGTACCTCTCGCTGGCGTTCAACATCCGCTACCCCAAGCGGGTCACGGCGCTCGTCCTGTGCGACACGGGCCCCGGCTACAAGCGGGACGAGCCGCGAGAGCAATGGAACGACACGGCCCGCCGCCGCGCCGACCAACTCGACACGAAAGGTCTTGCCGCGCTGGGCGAAAGCGCAGAGGTCCGCGACAACCCGCACCGCAGCGCGCGTGGTCTGGCGCTCGCCGCACGGCACATCCTCACCCAGCGCGACCCCAGCGTCATCGAGTCGCTTCCGACCATAAAGGTTCCGACGCTTGTGCTGGTCGGCGCGGACGACAAGCCCTTCCTCACGGCAGCGGACGTGATGGCGGCGAAGATCCCGGGAGCGACCAAAGCCGTCATCCCCGGAGCCGGCCACGCCGCCAACATCGACCAGCCCGAAGCATTCGACGAGGCTGTGCTCGGCTTCCTCGCGACGCTCTGA
- a CDS encoding patatin-like phospholipase family protein: MTRAVVLGGGGPVGIGWEAGLLVGLARNGVDIAAADRIVGTSAGSVVGFTLASGGDLTEAKELVNRASEGGPLAGDSDPAKAAQDLEILLATVADAAAHPDEAEEIRSRLGKMALAASTVDEDRWLAGFADFAGADWPEGFACTAVDTATGRFKVWETDSAVDAQLAIASSCAVPCVFPPVTINGKRWMDGGLRDMLNADVAAGAGTVLVVSCTVLEVPEGFAIPGLDAMLGATRAQLDMLRDGGSEVECVVPGSEMLEISGWGMNLMDFASTGAAYEAGLRQGQAEASRLAGFWTS; the protein is encoded by the coding sequence GGTGGGAGGCCGGACTGCTGGTCGGTCTCGCGCGGAACGGCGTCGACATCGCCGCCGCGGACAGGATCGTCGGAACGTCGGCCGGATCGGTCGTGGGGTTCACGCTCGCATCCGGAGGGGACCTGACTGAGGCCAAGGAGCTCGTGAACCGGGCCAGCGAGGGCGGCCCGCTCGCGGGCGACAGCGACCCCGCGAAAGCGGCGCAGGATCTCGAGATCCTCCTCGCCACCGTCGCCGATGCCGCCGCCCACCCCGACGAAGCGGAGGAGATCCGCTCTCGCCTCGGGAAGATGGCTCTGGCAGCAAGCACCGTCGACGAGGACCGCTGGCTGGCCGGCTTCGCCGACTTCGCGGGAGCCGATTGGCCCGAAGGCTTTGCGTGCACGGCGGTCGACACGGCTACAGGTCGTTTCAAGGTTTGGGAAACGGACTCGGCCGTCGACGCACAGCTGGCGATCGCGTCCAGTTGCGCGGTGCCGTGCGTGTTCCCACCCGTGACCATCAATGGCAAGCGCTGGATGGATGGAGGGCTGCGCGACATGCTCAACGCCGATGTGGCCGCGGGTGCGGGCACGGTTCTAGTCGTCTCTTGCACAGTCCTCGAGGTCCCCGAGGGCTTCGCGATCCCCGGTCTCGACGCCATGCTCGGCGCGACCCGCGCGCAGCTGGACATGCTCCGTGACGGCGGGTCTGAAGTCGAGTGTGTCGTTCCTGGCTCCGAGATGCTCGAAATCAGCGGGTGGGGCATGAACCTGATGGACTTCGCGAGCACGGGAGCGGCATACGAGGCCGGGCTGCGCCAAGGACAAGCGGAGGCTTCCCGCCTCGCCGGCTTCTGGACGAGCTGA